The following are encoded in a window of Shewanella psychrotolerans genomic DNA:
- a CDS encoding ribose-phosphate pyrophosphokinase: MPDIKLFAGNATPSLAKKIADRLFCKLGDAEVGVFSDGEISVQINENVRGADVFIIQSTCAPTNDNLMELIVMVDALRRASAGRITAVIPYFGYARQDRRVRSARVPITAKVVADFLSSVGVDRVLTCDLHAEQIQGFFDVPVDNVFGSPVLLEDMLGKELDNPVVVSPDIGGVVRARAVAKLLDDSDLAIIDKRRPQANVAQVMHIIGDVQGRDCIIVDDMIDTGGTLCKAAEALKEHGANRVFAYATHPVFSGNAAKNIAESVIDEVIVTDTIPLSPEIAALSKVTQLTMSSVMAEAIRRVSNEESISAMFKH; the protein is encoded by the coding sequence GTGCCTGACATTAAACTATTTGCTGGTAACGCAACACCTAGTCTCGCAAAGAAGATAGCGGATCGTCTATTTTGTAAACTTGGAGACGCAGAGGTTGGCGTTTTCAGCGACGGTGAAATCAGTGTCCAGATTAACGAAAATGTACGTGGGGCGGATGTATTTATCATTCAATCTACTTGTGCACCTACTAACGATAACCTAATGGAACTTATCGTTATGGTTGATGCGTTACGCCGCGCATCTGCTGGCCGTATTACTGCGGTTATTCCTTATTTTGGTTACGCACGTCAAGATCGTCGCGTGCGTAGCGCTCGTGTACCTATCACGGCAAAAGTTGTTGCCGATTTCTTATCAAGTGTTGGCGTTGACCGCGTACTAACTTGTGACCTTCATGCAGAGCAAATCCAAGGCTTCTTCGATGTGCCTGTTGATAACGTATTTGGTAGCCCAGTACTGTTAGAAGATATGTTAGGCAAAGAGTTAGATAATCCTGTTGTGGTTTCTCCAGATATTGGTGGCGTAGTACGTGCTCGTGCCGTCGCTAAGCTACTTGATGATTCTGACTTAGCAATTATCGATAAGCGTCGTCCTCAAGCTAACGTAGCTCAAGTCATGCACATCATCGGTGATGTTCAAGGACGTGATTGCATTATCGTTGATGATATGATCGATACAGGTGGAACACTTTGTAAAGCCGCTGAAGCATTGAAAGAGCACGGTGCTAATCGTGTTTTTGCTTACGCGACTCACCCTGTATTCTCAGGTAATGCGGCTAAAAACATTGCAGAGTCGGTTATCGATGAAGTGATCGTTACCGATACGATTCCGCTAAGTCCAGAAATTGCGGCATTAAGTAAGGTGACTCAGTTAACCATGTCTTCAGTTATGGCTGAAGCGATTCGCCGTGTTAGCAATGAAGAATCTATCTCAGCAATGTTCAAGCATTAA
- the hemH gene encoding ferrochelatase has protein sequence MAKFTGLTKEQGHQPRSKTTVLLMNLGTPSAPTTSAVRRYLAEFLADPRVVEIPKLVWMVILHGIILRVRPAKSAALYQQIWGESGSPLMEITQKQTAKLAKRFSEQGDSVNVEFCMRYGEPSVKDTVNRLHQQGTDKLVVLPLYPQFAAPTTASAFDALTQELRSWRYLPSVHFINTYHDNADYISALADSIQRDFDQHGKPKKLVLSYHGMPERNLHLGDPYYCFCKKTTRLVVEKLGLQESDYVTTFQSRFGKAKWLQPYTDATLQSLAKEGVDDIAIICPAFSADCLETLEEIEHENRALFTDAGGKHYRYIPALNDDDAHIEMMENLVKPYLA, from the coding sequence TTGGCAAAATTTACAGGTTTAACCAAAGAGCAGGGGCATCAACCGCGTTCAAAAACCACCGTGTTACTGATGAATCTAGGGACTCCTAGCGCGCCTACAACATCGGCGGTTCGCCGCTATTTGGCCGAATTCCTAGCCGATCCTCGCGTGGTAGAGATCCCCAAATTGGTGTGGATGGTAATACTGCACGGGATTATTTTGCGTGTTCGCCCAGCAAAATCTGCGGCGTTATATCAACAGATCTGGGGTGAGTCAGGTTCCCCTTTGATGGAGATCACTCAAAAGCAGACGGCAAAGTTAGCTAAGCGTTTTAGCGAGCAGGGCGATAGTGTCAACGTCGAGTTTTGTATGCGCTACGGTGAACCCAGTGTCAAAGACACTGTTAATCGCCTGCATCAACAAGGCACTGACAAGCTGGTGGTACTGCCTTTATATCCACAATTCGCGGCGCCAACGACAGCATCGGCTTTCGATGCGCTGACCCAAGAGCTACGTAGTTGGCGTTACTTACCTAGTGTTCACTTTATTAATACTTATCACGATAATGCTGATTATATTTCAGCTTTGGCTGATTCTATTCAGCGTGATTTTGATCAGCACGGTAAGCCTAAAAAACTGGTTCTTTCCTATCACGGTATGCCTGAGAGAAATCTGCACTTAGGCGATCCTTATTACTGCTTCTGTAAAAAAACCACTCGCTTAGTGGTTGAAAAGCTCGGTTTACAGGAGAGTGATTATGTCACCACTTTCCAATCTCGATTTGGTAAAGCCAAGTGGTTACAGCCATATACCGATGCGACCTTGCAGTCTCTAGCGAAAGAAGGCGTCGATGATATCGCGATTATTTGCCCCGCCTTTAGCGCAGATTGTTTAGAGACATTGGAAGAGATTGAGCATGAAAACCGTGCGCTATTTACTGACGCGGGCGGTAAGCATTATCGTTATATTCCTGCGTTAAATGATGATGATGCACATATCGAGATGATGGAGAATTTGGTTAAGCCCTATTTGGCTTAG
- a CDS encoding glutathione peroxidase, translating to MKSVYLGVLLVSCGVISSAVNAKQCADFLDVKVRKLHSEQQLDLCQLTQGKPVLIVNTASHCGYTPQFKGLEKLHQKYKDDGLVVLGFPSNDFNQEEAQEVKTADVCYINYGVTFTMAATGVVTGELAQQPFKHLSAETREPNWNFNKYLVSADGKQIQRFSSNVKPNDSALIEAIEKLL from the coding sequence ATGAAATCTGTTTATTTGGGAGTATTATTAGTCAGTTGCGGTGTTATTTCTAGTGCGGTAAACGCAAAGCAATGTGCCGATTTTCTAGATGTAAAGGTGCGTAAATTACATTCTGAGCAGCAGCTGGATTTATGTCAGCTGACTCAAGGTAAGCCGGTGTTAATTGTGAACACGGCCAGCCACTGTGGTTATACACCGCAGTTTAAAGGCTTAGAAAAACTTCATCAAAAATATAAAGATGACGGGTTAGTCGTGTTAGGTTTTCCATCAAACGACTTTAACCAAGAAGAAGCACAAGAGGTGAAAACTGCCGATGTTTGTTACATCAATTATGGTGTAACCTTCACTATGGCCGCCACGGGTGTTGTAACTGGCGAATTGGCTCAGCAGCCTTTTAAACATTTATCTGCAGAGACTCGTGAACCGAACTGGAATTTTAATAAATACCTCGTTAGCGCCGATGGTAAACAGATCCAAAGGTTTTCATCGAATGTAAAGCCCAATGATAGCGCGTTGATTGAAGCGATTGAAAAACTATTATAA
- a CDS encoding PilT/PilU family type 4a pilus ATPase gives MEVRPFLKVMIDRKASDLFITAGFPPSAKIDGEVRPLGENPFTPEQSLEFVESLMTEAQRKEFHESRECNFAFAAKDLGRFRVSAFWQRESPGCVMRRIETQIPEVEDLKLPPILKDLVMSKRGLIIMVGGTGTGKSTSLAALVGYRNAHARGHILTIEDPVEFVHNHRKSIITQREVGIDTESFDAALKSSLRQAPDVILIGEIRSQETMEFALSFAETGHLCMATLHANNANQALDRIMHLVPESKHQQLLFDLSLNLRGIVAQQLVPKSDGSGRRAAIEVLINTPRIASLIQKNELHLLKETMAKSNEQGMQTFDQALLKLYSENEISYADALHYADSPNDLRLMIKLQSKEGASSGFMEGVTLDLD, from the coding sequence ATGGAAGTTCGTCCATTTTTAAAAGTAATGATAGATCGTAAAGCATCGGATCTGTTTATTACCGCTGGGTTTCCACCGAGTGCCAAAATCGATGGCGAGGTGAGACCGTTAGGGGAGAATCCGTTTACCCCAGAGCAATCGTTAGAGTTTGTTGAATCGTTAATGACAGAGGCTCAGCGTAAAGAGTTCCATGAAAGCCGTGAATGTAACTTTGCGTTTGCCGCTAAAGATCTGGGACGTTTTCGTGTGAGTGCCTTTTGGCAGCGTGAGTCTCCTGGCTGCGTCATGCGTCGAATAGAAACTCAAATTCCGGAAGTCGAAGATTTAAAGTTACCCCCTATACTAAAAGATCTGGTCATGAGTAAACGTGGCTTGATCATCATGGTGGGTGGTACGGGTACCGGTAAATCTACTTCGCTTGCGGCGCTAGTGGGTTATCGTAATGCCCATGCTCGTGGACATATTTTAACCATCGAAGACCCAGTCGAATTTGTTCACAATCATCGCAAGAGCATTATTACTCAGCGCGAAGTGGGTATTGATACCGAGTCGTTTGATGCAGCGCTCAAGAGTTCGCTACGCCAAGCTCCAGATGTGATTTTGATTGGTGAGATCCGTAGTCAAGAAACTATGGAGTTCGCGTTGTCATTTGCCGAGACTGGGCATTTGTGTATGGCAACTTTGCATGCCAACAATGCTAACCAAGCGTTAGATCGTATTATGCACTTGGTGCCTGAGAGTAAGCATCAACAGCTGTTATTCGATCTGTCGCTCAATCTGCGTGGTATTGTTGCGCAACAACTGGTACCCAAGAGTGATGGCAGCGGTCGACGAGCCGCCATTGAGGTATTGATCAATACGCCTCGTATTGCCAGTCTTATTCAGAAAAATGAGCTGCACCTGCTAAAAGAAACGATGGCTAAATCTAATGAGCAGGGGATGCAGACATTCGATCAGGCTTTGCTTAAGCTTTATTCAGAGAATGAGATTAGTTATGCAGACGCACTGCACTATGCTGATTCTCCAAATGATCTACGCTTAATGATTAAATTGCAGAGTAAAGAAGGCGCAAGCTCGGGCTTTATGGAAGGGGTGACCTTAGATCTCGATTAA
- a CDS encoding type IV pilus twitching motility protein PilT: MEITELLAFSVKHNASDLHLSAGVSPMIRVDGEVRKINLPALDHQGVHSLVYDIMNDKQRKDFEEHLEIDFSFEVPNLARFRVNAFNQSRGAAAVFRTIPSEILSLEKLGAPEIFKKIASFPRGLVLVTGPTGSGKSTTLAGMVDYVNENRHDHILTIEDPIEFVHQNKQCLINQREVHRHTHSFNAALRSALREDPDVILVGEMRDLETIRLAMTAAETGHLVFGTLHTTSAAKTIDRVVDVFPEGEKSMVRTMLSESLQAVISQTLIKKVGGGRVAAHEIMMGTPAIRNLIREDKVAQMYSAIQTGMAHGMQTLDQCLQNLVNRGLITREDAMSKSSNKNASF, encoded by the coding sequence ATGGAAATCACAGAGTTACTTGCCTTTAGTGTAAAGCACAATGCGTCAGATCTACACCTTTCTGCGGGAGTATCTCCAATGATACGTGTAGATGGTGAGGTCAGAAAGATTAATCTGCCTGCATTAGATCATCAAGGTGTGCATAGTCTCGTTTATGACATCATGAATGATAAGCAGCGCAAAGATTTTGAGGAACATCTTGAGATCGATTTCTCGTTCGAAGTGCCTAATTTAGCCCGTTTTCGTGTTAATGCTTTTAACCAGTCTCGCGGTGCCGCCGCGGTATTTCGTACGATTCCAAGTGAGATCTTGAGTCTCGAGAAACTGGGAGCGCCAGAAATTTTCAAAAAAATCGCTAGTTTCCCTCGTGGACTAGTGCTGGTTACGGGCCCAACGGGATCGGGTAAGAGTACCACCTTGGCGGGGATGGTCGATTATGTGAACGAGAATCGCCATGACCATATTTTGACCATTGAAGACCCTATCGAATTTGTCCACCAAAACAAACAATGTTTGATTAACCAACGGGAAGTACATCGTCATACTCACAGCTTTAATGCTGCACTAAGAAGCGCGCTGCGTGAAGATCCTGATGTGATCCTTGTGGGTGAGATGCGTGACCTTGAAACCATTAGACTGGCGATGACGGCGGCAGAAACGGGTCACTTAGTCTTTGGTACCTTACATACCACCTCGGCGGCGAAAACCATTGACCGTGTAGTCGACGTTTTCCCCGAAGGTGAAAAAAGCATGGTCAGAACCATGTTATCTGAATCACTGCAAGCGGTTATCTCGCAAACCCTTATCAAGAAAGTGGGCGGCGGCCGTGTTGCCGCACATGAGATCATGATGGGAACGCCTGCTATCCGTAACCTGATTCGCGAAGATAAGGTGGCGCAGATGTACTCGGCAATTCAGACCGGTATGGCGCATGGAATGCAGACACTCGATCAATGTTTACAAAATTTGGTTAATCGAGGCCTTATCACTCGCGAAGATGCGATGTCTAAGAGTTCGAATAAGAATGCTAGTTTCTAA